A portion of the Gammaproteobacteria bacterium genome contains these proteins:
- a CDS encoding putative lipoprotein NMB1124/NMB1162 (Evidence 3 : Putative function from multiple computational evidences), translating to MHSILPKLLVMLFVAIFATGCATNQPYDYSAYKQIRPHSILILPPINDSPDVNATYSVFAQMTHPLAEAGYYVFPVTLVDETFKQNGLTTPADIHAVAPRKLQEIFGADAALYVTITRYGTSYMIISSAAIVAANAKLVDLKTGKLLWQGSASASSEEGQNNSGGLAAILISAIIKQIASSVFDASHNVAGLTSERLLSAGHPNGILYGPRSPLYGKD from the coding sequence ATGCACTCCATACTACCAAAGTTACTTGTGATGCTCTTTGTAGCAATCTTTGCCACCGGTTGCGCCACCAATCAGCCCTACGATTATTCGGCATACAAACAGATCCGCCCCCACTCGATTTTGATATTGCCACCCATCAATGATTCACCGGATGTTAATGCGACCTATAGCGTATTTGCGCAAATGACCCATCCGCTGGCGGAGGCGGGTTACTATGTTTTCCCGGTGACATTGGTTGATGAAACCTTCAAACAAAACGGTCTCACCACTCCCGCCGATATTCATGCAGTTGCACCGCGCAAGTTGCAGGAGATTTTTGGTGCAGATGCCGCGTTGTATGTGACCATTACCAGATATGGCACCAGCTATATGATCATCAGTAGCGCGGCAATTGTAGCAGCGAACGCCAAGCTGGTTGACCTGAAAACCGGGAAACTACTCTGGCAGGGGTCGGCATCAGCCTCTAGCGAGGAAGGTCAGAACAATTCGGGTGGGCTAGCGGCAATTTTAATTTCTGCGATTATTAAACAAATTGCGAGTAGCGTATTTGACGCTAGCCACAATGTCGCGGGGCTCACCAGTGAACGATTATTGTCGGCAGGACACCCCAACGGAATTCTGTACGGTCCGCGCTCCCCCCTCTACGGAAAAGACTAG